One part of the Thiothrix nivea DSM 5205 genome encodes these proteins:
- a CDS encoding YhbY family RNA-binding protein → MELNEAQRKRLRGRAHDLHPVVMIGQHGLKPTVLEEISSALDHHQLIKIKLNVGDRDLRDEMIEQVTQYSQSQLIQRIGNVAVLYRRNPDRPDILKEAI, encoded by the coding sequence ATGGAACTGAACGAAGCACAGAGAAAACGCCTGCGTGGCCGCGCCCACGACCTCCACCCTGTCGTCATGATTGGCCAGCACGGCCTGAAGCCTACCGTACTGGAAGAAATCTCCAGCGCCCTTGACCATCATCAATTGATCAAAATAAAGTTGAACGTCGGCGACCGCGACTTACGCGATGAAATGATTGAACAAGTCACCCAATACAGCCAGTCGCAACTGATTCAACGGATAGGCAATGTTGCCGTGCTGTATCGTCGTAATCCGGACAGGCCAGACATCCTCAAAGAAGCGATATAA
- a CDS encoding response regulator transcription factor encodes MQEALVVEDVAESGRWLRCLLEEAFPGIKVSVCRNCRSSVEYLSANHPDLALVDINLPDGNGLHLIPHILQTSPQASVIVTTILDDQEHILTALQAGAHGYLLKDLSEQQFIRKLRGILKGDPPLSPKVARKVLQYFNGNGASATNKDMTASPTATEVEGLSEREREVFVLIAKGLSRKEVAELLHLSDNTIATHVRNVYRKLNISSRAEAALEACRLGLISTEF; translated from the coding sequence ATGCAGGAAGCGTTGGTTGTGGAAGACGTGGCCGAATCAGGCCGCTGGTTACGCTGTTTGCTGGAAGAAGCCTTCCCCGGCATAAAGGTTTCCGTGTGCCGCAATTGCCGTAGTTCCGTTGAATATTTGTCAGCAAACCACCCTGACCTAGCGTTGGTCGACATCAACCTGCCGGATGGCAACGGCCTGCACCTGATTCCCCACATCCTGCAAACATCGCCCCAAGCATCCGTCATCGTCACTACGATACTGGATGATCAGGAACACATCCTCACCGCTTTGCAGGCAGGCGCGCATGGCTATCTGCTGAAAGACTTGTCTGAGCAACAATTTATCCGCAAGCTGCGCGGCATCCTCAAGGGCGACCCGCCGCTATCGCCCAAGGTGGCGCGCAAAGTGCTGCAATACTTCAACGGCAACGGAGCATCCGCAACCAACAAAGACATGACCGCCTCCCCAACAGCAACGGAAGTGGAAGGTCTATCGGAACGCGAACGCGAGGTCTTCGTGCTGATCGCCAAAGGCTTGAGCCGCAAGGAGGTGGCGGAACTGCTGCACCTGTCCGACAACACCATCGCCACGCATGTGCGTAATGTTTACCGCAAGCTCAATATTTCCAGCCGGGCGGAAGCCGCGCTGGAGGCGTGCCGTTTGGGGCTGATCAGCACGGAGTTTTGA
- a CDS encoding NuoB/complex I 20 kDa subunit family protein — MGVEGVLEKGFVTTTADALINWARTGSLWPMTFGLACCAVEMMHAGASRYDLDRFGIVFRPSPRQSDVMIVAGTLTNKMAPALRKVYDQMAEPRWVISMGSCANGGGYYHYSYAVVRGCDRVVPVDIYVPGCPPTAEALLYGIIQLQNKIRRTNTIAR, encoded by the coding sequence ATGGGAGTAGAGGGAGTTCTGGAAAAAGGCTTCGTCACCACGACAGCCGATGCCCTGATCAACTGGGCACGTACCGGCTCATTGTGGCCGATGACGTTTGGTCTGGCCTGTTGCGCGGTGGAAATGATGCACGCAGGGGCTTCACGTTACGACCTTGACCGTTTCGGCATCGTGTTCCGTCCCAGCCCACGCCAGTCTGACGTGATGATCGTGGCGGGTACGCTGACCAACAAGATGGCTCCGGCATTGCGCAAGGTCTATGACCAGATGGCAGAGCCGCGCTGGGTGATTTCCATGGGTTCCTGTGCCAACGGGGGGGGGTATTACCATTACTCCTATGCAGTCGTGCGCGGTTGCGACCGCGTGGTGCCGGTCGATATTTACGTGCCGGGTTGCCCACCGACTGCTGAGGCGCTGCTGTATGGCATCATCCAGTTGCAGAACAAAATCCGTCGAACCAATACCATAGCGCGATAA
- the folP gene encoding dihydropteroate synthase: protein MAWQTIESSIQVMGILNVTPDSFSDGGLFQQREAALRQVEQMLVDGADIIDVGGESTRPGAQPVSVQAELDRVVPVIAAIRERFEVVVSVDTSKPEVMLAAVGAGADMVNDVRALQEPGALEACSRLRVPVCLMHMQGQPRTMQQSPHYHDVVQDISRFFVERIAACGQVGIARERLILDPGFGFGKNLQHNVALLSRLDEFSSLGLPILAGISRKSMIGALLGNRPVDGRLYGSVAAAVIAAMKGASILRVHDVLATADAIKLVAAVISNQQRG from the coding sequence ATGGCGTGGCAGACGATTGAGTCCTCCATCCAGGTAATGGGCATCCTTAATGTCACCCCGGATTCATTTTCTGATGGCGGCTTGTTCCAGCAGCGGGAGGCCGCTCTGCGGCAGGTCGAGCAGATGCTGGTGGACGGCGCTGACATCATTGATGTAGGCGGCGAATCCACCCGTCCCGGTGCGCAGCCGGTGTCGGTGCAGGCGGAACTGGATCGGGTTGTGCCGGTAATTGCCGCTATCCGTGAGCGCTTTGAGGTAGTGGTGTCGGTTGATACTAGCAAACCCGAAGTGATGTTGGCGGCAGTTGGGGCTGGTGCTGATATGGTCAATGATGTACGTGCCTTGCAGGAGCCGGGGGCGCTGGAGGCTTGCTCCCGTCTGCGGGTTCCGGTTTGCCTGATGCACATGCAGGGGCAGCCACGCACCATGCAGCAATCTCCCCACTATCATGATGTTGTGCAAGACATCAGCCGTTTTTTTGTCGAGCGGATAGCGGCTTGTGGGCAGGTGGGGATTGCACGGGAGAGGCTAATACTTGACCCTGGGTTTGGATTTGGCAAAAATTTGCAGCACAATGTGGCGCTGTTAAGCAGGCTGGATGAGTTTTCATCGCTTGGCTTGCCGATATTGGCGGGCATTTCACGCAAATCCATGATCGGTGCATTGCTGGGTAATCGCCCGGTAGATGGGCGGCTGTATGGCAGCGTAGCCGCAGCAGTTATCGCGGCAATGAAGGGCGCGAGTATTCTTAGGGTGCATGATGTATTGGCGACAGCCGACGCCATCAAGCTGGTGGCTGCTGTCATAAGCAATCAACAACGAGGTTGA
- a CDS encoding ATP-binding response regulator, which yields MPDSPEHAIQHEKLRLLYRNLKASLPGNLVVCFILNGVFWEEVSQAYIVGWALSLKALLLARYLDYRQFWSGQFEKLPTRYWEWRFTAGTALTGVMWGILFTLFLMPEKPDYVLFILGIYTILITIANITTAARMPAFLAFLLPTSLPLIVSLLWVGETLYTVMGISFLMFVAVNVFICHIYSRNIHRTIKLQIENAQLIQRLENEKYRAEKNQSVAEQAMQAKDKFLAAASHDLRQPLHTQGLYLDAIESFVHPKGVGHLGALRKTNAALSSLFDSLLDVSRLNAGIVEAAPIHVCLNRVLLRLRDEFQPHAARKGLFLKLECENLPVFTDPVLLERIVRNLLANAIRYTHAGVIALSCHQVGKDQVRVLVSDTGIGIPEHEQPHIFDEYYQLDNPERDRSKGLGLGLAIVKKLCQLLDISITCQSAVGEGSTFTLHVPLGDAELVRQERKPAQIIPLEGVRVLVIDDEPDILASMGHLLGSWGCLPITAESATEALQTIDRSGLQPDLIIADYRLRAGQTGAEAIATIHRHCQRAIPAMIVTGDTSRERLREANASGLYLLHKPVAPGQLRATMNQLIKA from the coding sequence GTGCCTGATTCCCCTGAACACGCCATCCAGCATGAAAAGCTCAGGTTGCTCTACCGCAACCTGAAAGCCTCCCTGCCCGGCAACCTGGTGGTGTGCTTCATTCTCAACGGCGTATTCTGGGAAGAAGTTAGCCAAGCCTACATCGTGGGGTGGGCGCTATCCCTGAAAGCCTTGCTGCTGGCACGCTACCTTGACTACCGCCAGTTCTGGAGCGGGCAGTTTGAAAAGCTTCCGACCCGCTACTGGGAGTGGCGTTTCACTGCCGGGACAGCCCTGACAGGGGTGATGTGGGGTATCCTGTTTACCCTGTTCCTGATGCCGGAAAAACCGGATTATGTGTTGTTCATCCTTGGCATCTACACCATCCTGATTACAATAGCGAATATCACCACGGCGGCGCGGATGCCTGCATTCCTGGCGTTTTTGCTGCCAACCTCTCTGCCCTTGATTGTCAGTCTACTATGGGTCGGGGAAACGCTGTACACGGTGATGGGCATTAGCTTCCTGATGTTTGTCGCGGTGAATGTCTTCATTTGTCACATCTACAGCCGCAACATCCATCGGACTATCAAGCTCCAAATTGAAAATGCCCAGTTGATCCAGCGCTTGGAGAATGAAAAATACCGCGCTGAAAAGAACCAGTCGGTTGCCGAGCAGGCGATGCAAGCCAAGGATAAATTCCTCGCCGCCGCCAGCCACGACCTGCGCCAACCGCTGCATACCCAAGGGCTGTATCTGGATGCCATCGAATCCTTTGTCCACCCCAAGGGTGTTGGCCATCTGGGAGCTTTACGCAAAACCAATGCCGCGCTTTCCAGCCTGTTTGACAGCCTGCTGGATGTGTCGCGCCTGAATGCAGGCATTGTGGAAGCTGCCCCCATCCACGTTTGTCTGAACCGCGTCCTGCTACGGCTACGTGACGAATTTCAACCCCATGCAGCCAGGAAAGGGCTATTCCTGAAGCTGGAGTGTGAAAACCTGCCGGTATTTACCGACCCGGTACTGCTGGAACGGATTGTGCGCAACCTGCTCGCCAACGCCATCCGCTACACCCATGCGGGCGTCATCGCGCTTTCCTGCCACCAGGTAGGCAAGGATCAGGTACGGGTACTGGTATCCGATACCGGCATTGGCATCCCGGAACATGAACAGCCGCATATTTTCGATGAATATTACCAACTGGATAATCCGGAACGTGACCGCAGCAAAGGCTTGGGGCTAGGGCTGGCCATTGTCAAAAAGCTGTGCCAATTGCTGGACATCAGCATAACCTGCCAGTCAGCGGTGGGGGAAGGCTCCACCTTTACCCTGCATGTACCGCTGGGCGACGCCGAACTGGTAAGGCAAGAGCGCAAACCCGCCCAGATCATCCCCCTGGAAGGCGTGCGGGTGCTGGTGATTGACGACGAGCCGGACATCCTCGCCAGTATGGGGCATTTGCTGGGAAGTTGGGGATGCCTCCCTATCACGGCGGAATCAGCCACGGAAGCGTTGCAAACCATCGACCGCAGCGGCCTGCAACCGGATCTCATCATCGCCGACTACCGCTTGCGGGCAGGGCAAACCGGCGCGGAAGCAATTGCCACCATCCACCGGCACTGCCAGCGTGCAATCCCCGCCATGATCGTCACCGGCGACACCAGCCGCGAACGCCTGCGCGAAGCCAACGCCAGCGGTTTGTACCTGCTGCACAAGCCGGTCGCGCCGGGGCAGCTACGCGCTACCATGAACCAGTTGATCAAAGCGTAA
- the tpiA gene encoding triose-phosphate isomerase, which yields MRQKLVAGNWKLNGSKASIEALVGGILAGMDGMNNVGVAVCAPYVYIPMTQGLLVGSKVGLGSQDIADQDSGAFTGEVSGPMLNEFGCGYAIVGHSERRALYGEKDEDTARKFAAARKHGLKPILCVGETLEEREGGITEQVVARQLDAVIALEGVEALVDGVIAYEPVWAIGTGKTASPQQAQDVHAFIRGKLAALNANVAEKVQILYGGSVKGANAAELFAMPDIDGGLIGGASLDAKEFLAICQAGN from the coding sequence ATGCGTCAAAAACTGGTAGCAGGTAACTGGAAACTGAACGGTTCCAAGGCAAGTATCGAAGCCTTGGTGGGTGGGATTCTGGCTGGTATGGATGGTATGAATAACGTTGGTGTTGCCGTATGCGCGCCCTATGTTTACATTCCGATGACGCAGGGTTTGCTGGTTGGCAGCAAGGTTGGCTTGGGTTCCCAGGACATTGCGGATCAGGACTCCGGCGCATTTACCGGCGAAGTCTCCGGCCCGATGCTGAATGAATTTGGCTGTGGATACGCCATTGTCGGCCACTCCGAACGCCGTGCGTTGTACGGTGAAAAGGATGAAGATACTGCCCGCAAGTTTGCTGCTGCCCGCAAGCATGGCTTGAAACCCATCCTGTGCGTGGGCGAGACGCTGGAAGAACGCGAAGGTGGCATTACCGAGCAGGTAGTTGCCCGTCAGCTGGATGCTGTGATCGCTTTGGAAGGGGTGGAAGCCTTGGTTGATGGCGTGATTGCCTACGAACCTGTCTGGGCTATCGGAACTGGCAAAACAGCCAGCCCGCAGCAGGCGCAGGATGTGCACGCTTTCATCCGTGGTAAGCTGGCTGCGCTGAATGCAAACGTGGCGGAAAAAGTACAAATTTTATATGGCGGTAGCGTCAAGGGCGCGAATGCCGCTGAATTGTTTGCAATGCCGGATATTGACGGTGGCCTGATTGGTGGCGCATCCCTGGATGCGAAAGAATTTCTGGCCATTTGCCAAGCCGGTAATTAA
- the ftsH gene encoding ATP-dependent zinc metalloprotease FtsH, whose product MNDLTKNLLIWAVIAFVLIAVFSKFSVPTQQASSVPYSDFLTNVHNGSIKEVEIKGQKIIGLDNNNSRFVTYSPPNDPKLVDDLVKYNVKFQAAPPEERSILWEIIISWVPFLLIIGLWIYIMRQMQGGGGGRGAMSFGKSRARMMTEDQVKVNFNDVAGCEEAKDEVAELVEFLRDPGKFQKLGGKIPRGVLMVGSPGTGKTLLAKAIAGEAKVPFFSISGSDFVEMFVGVGASRVRDMFDQAKKHAPCIIFIDEIDAVGRQRGAGLGGGHDEREQTLNQLLVEMDGFEGSEGIIVIAATNRPDVLDAALLRPGRFDRQVVVPLPDVRGREQILKVHMRKVPVGDDVKPSLIARGTPGFSGADLANLVNEAALFAARANKRTVDMAEFEKAKDKIMMGAERKSMVMKEDEKLATAYHEAGHAIVGLSVPEHDPVYKVSIIPRGRALGVTMYLPEEDRYSASKQRLESQISSLYGGRIAEELIYGFEGVTTGASNDIERATSIARNMVTKWGLSNSMGPLAYSEDEGEVFLGRSVTQHKHMSDETAHAIDREIREVIDRNYSRAKQILNEKLDILHAMAKALVKYETIDRAQVDAIMRGEEPPPPADWKDDDSSGGKGTPHSIQPNDGKKAGAGDDVIGGAASSH is encoded by the coding sequence TTGAACGATTTAACCAAAAATTTGCTGATATGGGCTGTGATTGCATTCGTCCTGATTGCAGTTTTCAGCAAATTTAGTGTGCCTACCCAACAGGCATCGTCAGTCCCTTATTCTGACTTCCTGACCAATGTCCACAATGGCAGCATCAAGGAAGTGGAAATCAAGGGGCAAAAGATCATTGGTCTGGATAACAACAACAGCCGTTTTGTTACCTACAGCCCGCCCAATGACCCCAAGCTGGTTGATGATCTGGTCAAATATAACGTCAAGTTCCAGGCGGCTCCGCCGGAAGAGCGTTCCATTCTGTGGGAAATCATTATCAGCTGGGTGCCTTTCCTGCTGATCATCGGGCTGTGGATTTACATCATGCGCCAGATGCAAGGCGGTGGCGGTGGCCGTGGGGCCATGTCGTTTGGTAAGAGCCGCGCCCGCATGATGACTGAAGATCAGGTCAAGGTTAACTTCAATGACGTGGCAGGCTGTGAAGAGGCCAAAGACGAAGTGGCCGAGCTGGTTGAGTTCCTGCGTGACCCCGGCAAGTTCCAGAAACTGGGTGGCAAGATTCCGCGTGGTGTGTTGATGGTGGGTTCCCCAGGTACCGGTAAAACCTTGCTGGCGAAAGCTATTGCGGGCGAGGCCAAAGTACCGTTCTTCAGTATCTCTGGTTCCGATTTCGTGGAAATGTTCGTTGGTGTGGGTGCATCCCGCGTGCGCGACATGTTCGATCAGGCCAAGAAACACGCACCTTGCATTATTTTCATTGACGAGATTGATGCGGTAGGCCGCCAGCGTGGTGCTGGTTTGGGCGGTGGTCATGACGAGCGTGAACAAACCCTCAACCAGTTGCTGGTGGAAATGGATGGTTTTGAAGGTAGCGAAGGCATTATCGTGATTGCTGCCACCAACCGCCCGGATGTGCTGGATGCTGCTTTGTTGCGCCCTGGTCGTTTTGACCGTCAGGTCGTGGTGCCGTTGCCGGATGTGCGTGGCCGTGAGCAAATCCTCAAGGTACATATGCGCAAGGTTCCCGTGGGTGATGATGTCAAGCCGTCCCTGATTGCTCGTGGCACGCCCGGTTTCTCTGGTGCAGACCTTGCTAACTTGGTCAACGAAGCTGCCCTGTTCGCGGCACGTGCCAACAAGCGTACCGTTGACATGGCCGAGTTTGAAAAGGCCAAGGACAAAATCATGATGGGCGCTGAGCGCAAGTCCATGGTGATGAAGGAAGATGAAAAGCTGGCGACGGCTTACCACGAAGCGGGTCATGCCATTGTGGGTCTGAGCGTGCCTGAGCACGATCCAGTGTACAAGGTCAGCATCATTCCACGTGGCCGTGCCTTGGGTGTGACCATGTACTTGCCGGAAGAAGACCGTTACAGTGCCAGCAAGCAGCGCCTGGAAAGCCAGATTTCCAGCCTGTACGGTGGCCGTATCGCTGAAGAGCTGATCTATGGTTTTGAGGGTGTCACCACGGGTGCTTCCAATGACATTGAGCGTGCCACCAGTATTGCCCGCAACATGGTGACCAAATGGGGCTTGTCAAACAGCATGGGGCCGTTGGCGTATTCGGAAGATGAAGGCGAGGTATTCCTTGGCCGTTCCGTTACCCAGCACAAGCACATGTCGGATGAGACGGCTCACGCGATCGATCGCGAAATTCGTGAGGTCATTGACCGTAACTACAGCCGTGCGAAGCAGATTCTAAATGAGAAGCTCGATATTCTGCACGCTATGGCAAAGGCGTTGGTCAAGTATGAAACCATTGATCGTGCACAAGTTGATGCCATCATGCGAGGGGAAGAGCCGCCTCCACCGGCTGACTGGAAGGATGATGATTCTTCCGGTGGTAAGGGTACGCCGCATTCCATTCAGCCGAATGATGGCAAGAAGGCGGGTGCTGGCGATGATGTCATCGGTGGGGCGGCCAGTTCCCACTGA
- the glmM gene encoding phosphoglucosamine mutase — protein MGRKYFGTDGIRGKIGRYPMTPDFVLKLGWAAGKVLATNGHPLVLIGKDTRISGYMLESALQAGLVAAGVNIRLLGPMPTPAVAYLTRAFRASAGIVISASHNPYDDNGLKFFSGDGTKLPDAVEEEIESWLEKDFKTVSSDELGKVERAKDAAGRYIEFCKRALPNAVSLKGLRLVVDCANGATYHVAPDVFSELGAEVIAIGNDPDGLNINDSCGATHVDSLQEAVSRYRADAGIALDGDGDRLIMVDHRGQLVDGDEILAIITHQRHAEGKLQGGVVGTLMSNLGLEKSIQALDVPFYRANVGDRYVLELMNQHGCELGGESSGHIIVRNFITTGDGIIAALQVLRAMNVSGKPLRDLKKVMSKYPQTLVNVPTRQKINLEESVGIQDAVRQVEQQLGNRGRVLLRASGTEPLIRVMVEGEDGQETAQLAEEIASAVRAAA, from the coding sequence ATGGGAAGGAAATATTTCGGTACGGATGGTATCCGCGGCAAAATCGGCCGTTATCCGATGACGCCAGACTTTGTGCTGAAACTGGGCTGGGCGGCTGGCAAAGTGCTGGCTACCAATGGGCATCCACTGGTGCTAATTGGCAAGGATACGCGCATTTCCGGTTACATGCTGGAGTCCGCCCTGCAAGCCGGGCTGGTGGCGGCAGGTGTCAACATCCGTTTGCTGGGGCCGATGCCAACGCCAGCGGTGGCCTACCTCACCCGCGCGTTCCGTGCTTCAGCTGGTATTGTTATTAGTGCCTCCCATAACCCTTACGATGACAACGGCCTCAAGTTCTTCTCTGGTGATGGCACCAAACTTCCGGATGCAGTGGAGGAAGAAATCGAAAGCTGGCTGGAAAAAGATTTCAAGACTGTTTCATCCGACGAGCTTGGCAAGGTTGAACGCGCCAAGGACGCTGCCGGACGTTATATTGAATTCTGCAAACGTGCCCTGCCTAATGCCGTTTCCCTCAAGGGCTTGCGCCTGGTGGTGGATTGCGCGAATGGTGCCACCTATCACGTAGCGCCGGATGTATTCAGTGAGCTGGGTGCGGAAGTGATTGCCATTGGCAATGACCCTGATGGTTTGAATATCAACGACAGCTGTGGTGCAACCCATGTGGATAGCTTGCAGGAGGCCGTATCACGCTACCGAGCTGATGCCGGGATTGCCCTGGATGGTGATGGTGACCGGTTGATCATGGTTGACCATCGTGGACAGCTTGTGGATGGCGATGAAATCCTGGCGATCATTACCCATCAGCGTCACGCGGAAGGCAAATTGCAGGGCGGGGTGGTTGGAACCCTGATGAGTAATCTGGGGTTGGAGAAATCCATTCAGGCGCTGGATGTGCCGTTCTATCGGGCCAATGTTGGCGACCGCTATGTGTTGGAGCTGATGAACCAGCATGGCTGTGAGTTAGGGGGGGAATCGTCCGGCCATATCATTGTGCGCAATTTCATTACGACGGGGGATGGCATTATTGCCGCCTTGCAGGTGCTGCGCGCCATGAATGTTTCCGGTAAGCCCCTGCGTGACCTGAAAAAGGTTATGTCCAAATACCCGCAAACCCTGGTTAATGTGCCTACCCGGCAAAAGATCAATCTGGAAGAGTCAGTGGGTATTCAGGATGCAGTACGTCAGGTTGAGCAGCAACTGGGTAACCGGGGTCGGGTGTTGTTGCGCGCTTCCGGCACTGAGCCGCTGATCCGCGTCATGGTGGAAGGTGAAGACGGGCAGGAAACAGCCCAGCTGGCAGAGGAAATCGCCAGTGCTGTCCGCGCCGCTGCCTGA
- the secG gene encoding preprotein translocase subunit SecG — protein sequence MLYNVLLIVQIVVSVGIIVLVLMQQGKGADAGAAFGSGASGTVFGARGSANFLSRTTAILATVFFLNSIALAFLASGRTIENGSIMDSAAQLESKTQQAVESPVAAGDVPPVPGTDAAGSDVPPAPDAEQVKTDVPPAATAEDKPVAGAEAKELPAADEKSVQDK from the coding sequence ATGTTATATAATGTCTTACTGATTGTTCAGATCGTTGTGTCTGTCGGTATCATCGTATTGGTGCTGATGCAGCAGGGTAAAGGCGCGGATGCTGGGGCTGCATTTGGTAGCGGCGCTTCGGGTACGGTGTTTGGGGCGCGGGGTTCCGCTAACTTCTTGAGCCGCACCACGGCGATTTTGGCGACGGTTTTCTTCCTGAACTCCATTGCTCTGGCGTTCCTGGCTTCCGGGCGGACGATAGAAAATGGCAGCATCATGGACTCTGCCGCGCAGCTGGAGTCCAAAACCCAGCAGGCGGTGGAATCGCCCGTAGCTGCCGGTGATGTTCCGCCAGTACCGGGCACTGATGCGGCTGGTTCTGATGTGCCTCCCGCGCCAGATGCGGAACAGGTCAAGACAGATGTTCCGCCTGCGGCTACAGCCGAAGACAAACCGGTTGCTGGTGCTGAAGCGAAGGAACTGCCTGCGGCGGATGAAAAGTCCGTGCAAGACAAGTAA
- the ndhC gene encoding NADH-quinone oxidoreductase subunit A produces the protein MLGEYLPILVFLAVGFALAVVLLGLGLLAGPRRPDAEKDSPFECGFPAFEDARMKFDVRYYLVAILFIIFDLEIAFLFPWAVVLDTIGVPGIIAMGIFLTILIVGFVYEWKKGALEWE, from the coding sequence ATGCTAGGAGAATACCTTCCTATTCTCGTGTTTCTGGCAGTTGGCTTTGCTTTGGCAGTAGTATTGCTGGGGTTGGGTTTGCTGGCAGGGCCGCGTCGACCGGATGCTGAGAAAGATTCGCCCTTTGAATGCGGCTTCCCCGCGTTTGAAGACGCGCGTATGAAATTTGACGTGCGCTATTATCTCGTTGCCATCCTGTTCATCATCTTCGACCTGGAAATTGCCTTTTTGTTCCCTTGGGCAGTGGTGCTTGACACCATTGGCGTTCCAGGGATTATCGCCATGGGTATTTTCCTGACTATCCTGATTGTCGGTTTCGTTTACGAATGGAAGAAAGGGGCGCTGGAATGGGAGTAG
- the rlmE gene encoding 23S rRNA (uridine(2552)-2'-O)-methyltransferase RlmE, protein MARSKSSNRWLGEHFSDEYVKKAQQEGYRSRAVYKLKEIQEKDRILQPGMKVVDLGAAPGGWSQYATQVVGQKGRIVASDILPLDPLPFVEFVLGDFREDAVLAEILGLLGEEKADLVISDMAPNMSGVDAVDQPRAIHLCELALDMAKQVLKVNGAFLVKLFQGDGSEAFLRDVRSSFRTVKVRKPAASRPRSREVYVLAQGFVL, encoded by the coding sequence ATGGCAAGAAGCAAAAGCAGTAACCGCTGGCTGGGCGAGCATTTCAGTGATGAATACGTCAAAAAGGCGCAGCAGGAAGGTTACCGTTCGCGCGCGGTTTACAAGTTGAAGGAAATCCAGGAAAAAGACCGCATCCTGCAACCGGGTATGAAAGTGGTGGATCTCGGTGCCGCGCCCGGCGGCTGGAGCCAGTACGCCACCCAGGTAGTGGGGCAAAAAGGCCGGATTGTGGCAAGTGACATCCTGCCGCTAGACCCGTTGCCATTCGTTGAATTCGTGCTGGGTGATTTCCGGGAAGATGCCGTGCTGGCGGAAATCCTGGGTTTATTGGGGGAAGAGAAGGCTGACCTTGTTATTTCCGACATGGCCCCCAATATGAGTGGGGTGGATGCTGTCGACCAACCGCGCGCCATTCATCTGTGTGAACTTGCACTGGATATGGCAAAGCAGGTATTAAAGGTAAATGGAGCCTTTTTGGTGAAATTATTCCAGGGAGATGGTTCGGAAGCATTTCTCCGGGATGTCCGCAGCAGTTTTCGGACAGTAAAAGTGCGCAAACCGGCGGCCTCAAGACCGCGAAGCCGGGAGGTTTATGTGTTAGCACAGGGTTTTGTGTTGTAA
- a CDS encoding L,D-transpeptidase family protein, whose product MSNLFRLFPSLLAMLLAACSPKPELAVGMPDLPAATTQVLLVTAVDWDVSTASLQRMEKTGGQWHVVGGSIPVRIGRNGLGWGRGLHVDGAGVQKREGDGKAPAGIFPLGTVFGYARQAPAGVQMLYRQAGDRDYFVDATDSPDYNHWRSIPLSQANEPKQLWNSFERMRRDDHQYEYGMIVGHNMLGTVAGRGSAIFLHVWLDPEAATSGCTAMSKENLLEVLVWLKPAANPVLVQVPASELGHLRMATVGLP is encoded by the coding sequence ATGTCTAACCTTTTTCGGCTTTTCCCCAGTTTACTGGCTATGCTGCTTGCTGCCTGTTCTCCAAAACCCGAGCTGGCGGTGGGTATGCCCGACCTTCCCGCCGCTACTACCCAGGTTCTGTTGGTTACGGCTGTCGACTGGGATGTTTCCACTGCCAGTCTGCAACGGATGGAAAAAACCGGAGGTCAGTGGCATGTGGTTGGGGGTAGCATCCCGGTCAGGATAGGGCGTAACGGCCTCGGCTGGGGGCGTGGCTTGCATGTCGATGGCGCGGGTGTACAAAAGAGGGAGGGTGATGGCAAAGCCCCTGCGGGCATCTTTCCGTTGGGAACAGTCTTTGGCTATGCGCGGCAAGCTCCGGCAGGTGTGCAAATGCTTTACCGTCAGGCTGGCGACCGCGATTATTTTGTCGATGCAACCGACTCACCCGACTATAACCACTGGCGAAGCATTCCACTTTCGCAAGCTAACGAACCCAAACAGCTCTGGAACTCTTTTGAGCGGATGCGCCGTGACGACCACCAATACGAATACGGCATGATCGTTGGCCATAATATGCTGGGCACTGTAGCGGGGCGGGGCAGCGCCATTTTCCTGCATGTCTGGCTTGATCCTGAGGCGGCGACCTCCGGCTGTACGGCAATGTCGAAGGAAAATCTGCTGGAAGTGCTGGTGTGGCTGAAACCTGCGGCAAATCCTGTGTTGGTGCAGGTTCCAGCAAGTGAGCTGGGTCATTTGCGGATGGCTACTGTGGGTTTACCGTAA